The stretch of DNA TCTTTATGACCGGGATGGCCGATACCCAGGCGCACACGCCAATAATTCTGATCGTTCAGCGTGCGGTCCATCGACCGCAAACCGTTATGTCCGGCCGCCCCGCCACCACGCTTGACTCTGACCTTCGTAAACGCAAGATCGAGTTCGTCATGGAAAGCGGTGATATCGCTCACCGGCAGCTTGTAGAAACGCGCTGCCTGTTGAACGCTATCGCCCGAAACATTCATATACGTCATCGGCTTCAAAAGCAGGATTTTCTGCCCAGCAATAGTGCCTTCGGCCGTTTCACCGCGAAAGCGGGCGCGCCAAGGCGAAAAGCCATAACGTTCCGCAATGCGCTCCACCACCATGAAGCCAATATTATGACGTTGTTTCCGCATACCGGGCTCAGGGTTGCCGAGCCCGGTCCAGAGCAGCATCGCCGCCACCCTTATGCAGTCTTACTTCTTCTTCGCGCCCGGCTTGGCCGCAGCGGCCTCTGCCTCGGCAGCAGCCTTCGCAGCGGCTTCCGCTTCCATCTCGGCGTCAACCGTCGGCGGCGCGATGGTCGCGATCACGAAGTTCGGCAGTTGCAGAACAGGCGTCACGTTTTCCGTGCCCTTGAGGTCGTCCCAACGCACGTTGTCGTGGATGTCGAGCTGGCTCAGATCCACCGTGAAGCTGTCCGGAATGTGCTCTGCGTCCACCATGACTTCCACCGTGTGGCGCACGAGGTTGAGCACGCCACCGCGCTTGATGCCCGGAGCGTTTTCTTCGCCCGTCACATGAATCGCAACGGTCACGTGGACCTTCTCACCGGCCGCAAGGCGCTGGAAATCGATATGGATCGGCGCGTCGGATACCGGATGCAGCTGCACTTCACGCATCAGCGCGCGGATCGGGCCGCCTTCCAGGTTCAGCTCATACAAGCGCGAACGCCAACCGCCACGCACCATTTCCTTGTGAATGACGCGGGGGTCGATGGAAATCAGGCTCGGTTCTTGCTTGGCGCCATACACGACACCCGGCACCAGACCGGCACGTCTCGTTGCGCGCGCTGCCCCCTTACCAGCCTTCGCGCGCGAGGAGACCTCGAGAGAAGTCAAATTAGCCACGTTACACTCCTAGATTCGTTGCGCGCAGGCCTCCAGGGGTGCCGGCGCGAGGGGCGGCCTTAACCGAAAGACGCAGGAAAAGCAACAAAACCCACGCATTTCAGCCCCGATTCCAGCAAAATTATCTGCATTCGGGAAAACGCAACGTTATTCGAACGCCTGCAATTCCCATTTACCGTCATGCGGCGTGATGTAGAGCGGCACGGCGTTGGCAAGACGCACATTGATCGGCAACCCCATCGCCGCACGCAGCGAACGGAACAAAGCGCCATGCGCCACGATAAGCGGCAGGCCCTCACCCTCAAGAGCGCGGTTCACGGCAGTGGTGGCGCGGTGTTTCAACTCATCGAAAGGCTCGCAACCATCGGGCGTATACTCCCCCGCGATCCAAGGATCGTACCAATCCCCCATCGGCTGCCCTTCCTTCACGCCGAAACAGACCTCCTCCAACCCGGCATCGGTCGTCAGCGGTAGTTCGACGCCGCTGGCTTGAGCAATGGCGTCTCGCGCGGCTTCAGCGGTGCGCAAAGCACGGACAAGCGGGGAAGAAACGATGCGCGCGATCGGCGTCACACCATCGCGCCAGTGCCGCGCGAGGCTCGCGCCTGCCTTGACGGCTTGTGCTTCACCCGTCGCGTTCAGCGGAATATCCGTGCGCCCTTGAGAGAGATTTTGCGCATTCCAGTCGGTCTGTCCGTGGCGCAAATACCAAAAAGGGCGCTGGATAAGCATGCAGGTTTCCTCAATCAAAAAGTGACGATACCGAACTTTCGTCCGCTACGGCGCTCATCGCGCGGGCCAAAAGATTGGCCGTGCTGATCTGGCGGATATTGGCGGCTTCGTTCAGCGCGTCAGTCGCCGGAATGCTGTCGGTCAAGGTGAGCATATTGAGCGGCGAATTACGGATGCGCTCCACGGCGCTCCCGGTCAGAACACCGTGCGTCACATAGGCTTCGACACCCGCCGCGCCACGTCCGATCAGAGCCTCGGCAGCATTGCAGAGCGAACCGCCACTATCGACGATATCATCTACCAAAATGCAATAACGGCCCGATACATCGCCAATCACGTTCATGACTTCCGACACGCCTGCACGCTCGCGGCGTTTGTCGATGATCGCCAGATCGGTGTTCAGGCGCTGCGCCAATTGCCGCGCGCGCACTACACCGCCGACATCGGGCGAGACGATCATCAGATCTTCGTTCGGATGGCGGGCATTGATGTCGCGCTTAAAAAGCGGCGCGGCATAAAGATTATCCACCGGGATATCGAAGAAACCCTGAATCTGCATGGCGTGCAGATCCATGGTCAGAATACGGTTCGCCCCCGCCTCAACCAAGAGATTGGCCACCAGCTTGGCGCTGATCGGCGTACGCGGACCCGATTTCCGATCCTGACGTGCATAGCCGAAATAAGGCATGACCGCCGTGACACGCCGTGCGGAACCGCGCCGAAGTGCGTCCAGCATGATCAGCAATTCCATGAGATTGTCGTTCGTCGGCGAGCATGTGCTCTGCATGACGAAAACATCCTCACCACGAACATTTTCCTGAATCTCGACGAACACTTCCGCATCCGCGAAGCGACGCACTGAAACTTTACATAATGGTAAGCGCAATTCCTGCGCCACGGCACGCGCCAAAGGCGGATTGCTATTACAGGCGACGATTTTCATGCGGACACGACTCCGGTCATGGGCGGCGGAAACGCGGCCTTCTAGCAACCGCTGGCGAGAGTGTCATCCTTTCGGCTCCGGCGGGAGAGGCTTATGATCGCGGCCAGAGTAGTTCGTAATGATCTGGCGCACGCCGCCAGCCGCCTCATCGGCCGCCGCCACGGCGACATCGCCCCAGGCTTTGTCGAGAGAATGTGCATCGATATCATGCAGTTGCGTGGCCGCCCCCGCTTCTTTGCCGTCCGCCGCCAAAGTATGCCAGACGATTTCGATATGCTGTTGCGGATGCCCCATCAGCCCTTTCGGGCCATCGCTTATTTTCACCACGGCATGCACGATATAATCCGCACCCTTCGCCGTTTGCTGAAAATGATCGTTCTCATCCGGGAATGAGGTGGCGAAAGCGCGCGCCAAAGCGACATTCCCATCGCCTGGGGCGCCGTCCACGCCCTGAAAATACACCCGCGCCGGACGCCGCTTCAGGCTTTGGGGGTCCTGCTGCATCATGGCTGCCTGGATACCCGTCAGAACATTGGCGATCTGAGGCGCTTCCTGAGCCGAAAGCTGGGACAGCATTTGCGGATCGCCCTGGTTCCATAAAGAAGCCGGAATCGGCGGAGCATCCTGATGCCCGCGGGCTTCACCTTTCGGCGTCATGACCACGAAGCGCGGCACGACCTGGTCCCCCTGCAACGTCGCAATCATGTTCAACCACCAGTCGCCAGGCTTGACCGATTGCGCCACCGCGGGGACCGACTGGCTGAGAAGGCCTTCGGTCATATCCTTCGCCCATAGCGCCGCTGCCTTGTTATCGAGCAGCGATTCGCCCGGCGTCGGGATCGCCAAACGCGGCGGTGGCGTGTTCAAGGCTAGGCGTTGCGCTTCACGCCCAGGATCGCCGAACGGACGCGGCATATCCACGCATCCACCGAGAAAAGCCGGAACAAGAAAAAAGAGCGGCGCGAGACGCGCGGAACAGCGAGACATCATATCCACTTCAGAGGGAACGCGCACGAATGGCGGAAATCTGATGCCCGATCGCGCCACCACCCGCCAAGGTACGGCGGCGATGGCTGAAAAAGCGTCGTGAGTCGCGCAGAGTATCGAGGCCGAGCGCGGAAATATGTTTCAATCCGGCGCGGCGCAGGCGCGCTAGGCAATAGCCGGGCAAATCGAACATGAAATGCTCCCGCCTTTGGGCTGGTATGAAAAACATATGAGCAGCGGGATCGAGCGCCAGAACGGAGTCGCGCATATCCGCGCCGACCTCATAACTCCATGGCGCAATGCAAGGCCCGACCGAAGCGACGATCTCCCCCGCTCCCAACTGCCGCATGGCTGAAACGGTGGCCTCCAGCACGCCGCTCGCCGCGCCGCGCCATCCGGCATGCGCCGCCCCAACGACGCGCCCATCGCGACTCGCAAACAAAACCGGTCCACAATCGGCGGTAATCACGCCCAACGCCCAATCGGGCCGATCCGTCACCAAGGCATCGCCTTTCGGTCCGCGCCCCGTTCCCCATACCTCGTCGCCATGGGAAATCGTCACGACATCTGGAGAATGGATTTGCTTCAGCCCCAACAAGGATGCGCTTTCCACACCGAGTGAAGCCGCCACACGCCGACGATTCTCGGCGAGGTTCTCAGGCCGGTCCGACGATGAAAGAGAACAATTCAGCGAATCGAACGGCGCAGGGGACACGCCACCACGCCGCGTGAAAAAACCATGTGGCACAAAGCTGAGCGCATCGGCCCGCAAAACCCAGTCGCGCGGCATATCATGCATGAGCAAGCGCCGCCGTGCGCGGGTGCCGTATGCCGAACGCCATCAACCACAACCCCGCCAGCGCCATCGGAATGCAGAGCACCTGCCCCATCGTAAAGCCAAAAGGCAGGAAGCCGATAAACGCATCCGGCTCACGGAAGAACTCGCAGAAAGTACGCGCCACGGCATAGCCGAACAGGAACAGGCCGGAGAGAAAGCCATAGCGAACGCGCGCCCAAGGGCGACTCGCAGCGACGAGCATGATCACGAGAAGCAGCAAGCCTTCCGTCAGAGCTTCGTAAAGTTCGGACGGATGACGCGGAACCGGCCCCCCCGTCGGGAAGATCATGGCCCACGGCAGATCGGGCGAAGCCGGACGCCCCCACAGTTCGCCATTCACGAAATTTGCGCAACGGCCCAAACCCAACCCCAACGGCACGATGGTGGTGATCCGGTCGGAGAAAGACAGGAAATTCAGCTTATTCCGCCGCGAGAACAAGGCGAGCGCGATGATGACGCCCAACGCCCCGCCATGGAAGGACATTCCGCCATACCAAACCTGCAAAATCGCCAAAGGATGCGTCAGGTAAAATCCCGGTTTATAGAAAAGAATATAGCCAAGCCGCCCCCCCAGAATGATGCCCATCATGGCCCAGAATGCGAAATCGTCTACCTGCTCGCGCGTCGCCGCCACAGGCGACAAGGCACAAAGCTTCACGGCGATCTTCCAGCCGACATAGATCGAGACGATATAGGCCAGCG from Kozakia baliensis encodes:
- a CDS encoding 50S ribosomal protein L25/general stress protein Ctc, with the protein product MANLTSLEVSSRAKAGKGAARATRRAGLVPGVVYGAKQEPSLISIDPRVIHKEMVRGGWRSRLYELNLEGGPIRALMREVQLHPVSDAPIHIDFQRLAAGEKVHVTVAIHVTGEENAPGIKRGGVLNLVRHTVEVMVDAEHIPDSFTVDLSQLDIHDNVRWDDLKGTENVTPVLQLPNFVIATIAPPTVDAEMEAEAAAKAAAEAEAAAAKPGAKKK
- the lgt gene encoding prolipoprotein diacylglyceryl transferase, with amino-acid sequence MTALLLPFPQFDPIAFHIGPLGIHWYALAYIVSIYVGWKIAVKLCALSPVAATREQVDDFAFWAMMGIILGGRLGYILFYKPGFYLTHPLAILQVWYGGMSFHGGALGVIIALALFSRRNKLNFLSFSDRITTIVPLGLGLGRCANFVNGELWGRPASPDLPWAMIFPTGGPVPRHPSELYEALTEGLLLLVIMLVAASRPWARVRYGFLSGLFLFGYAVARTFCEFFREPDAFIGFLPFGFTMGQVLCIPMALAGLWLMAFGIRHPRTAALAHA
- a CDS encoding ribose-phosphate pyrophosphokinase, whose protein sequence is MKIVACNSNPPLARAVAQELRLPLCKVSVRRFADAEVFVEIQENVRGEDVFVMQSTCSPTNDNLMELLIMLDALRRGSARRVTAVMPYFGYARQDRKSGPRTPISAKLVANLLVEAGANRILTMDLHAMQIQGFFDIPVDNLYAAPLFKRDINARHPNEDLMIVSPDVGGVVRARQLAQRLNTDLAIIDKRRERAGVSEVMNVIGDVSGRYCILVDDIVDSGGSLCNAAEALIGRGAAGVEAYVTHGVLTGSAVERIRNSPLNMLTLTDSIPATDALNEAANIRQISTANLLARAMSAVADESSVSSLFD
- a CDS encoding histidine phosphatase family protein, producing the protein MLIQRPFWYLRHGQTDWNAQNLSQGRTDIPLNATGEAQAVKAGASLARHWRDGVTPIARIVSSPLVRALRTAEAARDAIAQASGVELPLTTDAGLEEVCFGVKEGQPMGDWYDPWIAGEYTPDGCEPFDELKHRATTAVNRALEGEGLPLIVAHGALFRSLRAAMGLPINVRLANAVPLYITPHDGKWELQAFE
- the pth gene encoding aminoacyl-tRNA hydrolase, whose translation is MLLWTGLGNPEPGMRKQRHNIGFMVVERIAERYGFSPWRARFRGETAEGTIAGQKILLLKPMTYMNVSGDSVQQAARFYKLPVSDITAFHDELDLAFTKVRVKRGGGAAGHNGLRSMDRTLNDQNYWRVRLGIGHPGHKDRVTGHVLGDFAKAEQNELETLLDAVADAAPLLAKSEPEAFMTKVAMLCGEKR
- the pgeF gene encoding peptidoglycan editing factor PgeF; protein product: MHDMPRDWVLRADALSFVPHGFFTRRGGVSPAPFDSLNCSLSSSDRPENLAENRRRVAASLGVESASLLGLKQIHSPDVVTISHGDEVWGTGRGPKGDALVTDRPDWALGVITADCGPVLFASRDGRVVGAAHAGWRGAASGVLEATVSAMRQLGAGEIVASVGPCIAPWSYEVGADMRDSVLALDPAAHMFFIPAQRREHFMFDLPGYCLARLRRAGLKHISALGLDTLRDSRRFFSHRRRTLAGGGAIGHQISAIRARSL